The following nucleotide sequence is from Pithys albifrons albifrons isolate INPA30051 chromosome 2, PitAlb_v1, whole genome shotgun sequence.
TCTCAAAACACAACTTCAAAATTAGCAATTTTTTGTGTGGGCAGGAGTGATATTTGAACCAAATTTTTGCACCAAATAGTTTTAGCACTTGATCATCAAACTGAAGAGTAGCACCTCTGCATCAGTGACACTAACTGTCACCTGGCAATTCAGAAACACTTCAGTGAATGCAAACAGACTTAGATTTTGATTCTCTCACACCATTATCACAATAAAAATGGGATGAATGTAACTGGTTGGCAGCTCAGTgtaccaggggaaaaaaaactagAGTGAACTAGAATAGTTGGCAGCTAATCAAATAGCCAACAGAGGCTTTCTTTTTATCAAAGCTCCCCATCTAACACTGTTTGAGTTAGAAATATAATTCTTCCACTATGGCTTCAGCATCTTGATGAAAGGCAAGATATGTAACACTCAGGTGTTATCTATCTAGAACACCACTCAGCCTTGATAATACCATTATATTATTTTACTGCTCACAATGACTCAAGGATCTTTGCCAAGATTAGTCAACAACAGACAAATTTGCTcccttttcatttcagaaaactaACCCAGGCTTTTGACTGAGACagcaaaaagaacaaagatGAGATCCTGCAAGTACTCCTTGTTCAAGGCTGATGTCCTGTGGGCATCAGTGCTGCTACCAGCACTTCAGTTAGGGGATGACGTCTGTAAATTTTGGATACTCAAGTATCTCTTCAGAGAATGTTACTGCTGCAGCTCCTACCTTCTTTTGGCAAAATGGCTACTGCAGGAGAATGGTCAATGACTTCATAGAGCTCTCTGTCCACATATTGATCAAGCTCAATGAGCCTTTCTGAGGACAACTGTGACATTCCGTGATCACTGGTGATTATGACATTTATCCCATCCCACAGCTTTGCAGCCTTCAACTCAGAGATGAGATATCCCAGTTTGCTGTCAACATCACTAATTACCGGTCCCATAAGTGGGTTTTCTGGGCCCAGAAAATGTCCCAGCTCATCAGGCTGTTCCCAGTACAGGAGACCAAagtttatggggttttttgatgTAAACCACTCAATAAGCTTCGAAACTCTGTATTCAAAGGGAACAGATTCATTGTAGGGCATATAATGCGTGGGCAGGACTCCATGTATTTTCACATCTGTTCCAGGCCACATAGCTGCACCAGATTTGTGTCCTTTCCTCTGGTTTGTTACCCATATTGGGCTGGCGTCTTCCCAGAACTTGGAGTTATGGGTATCCATTCTGGTCAGGGAGAAAGTTGCATTCAGGACAGGATCGTACATCTCATTAGCGACGATGCCGTGGCTCTCTGCGTAGAGACCAGTCACCAGCGTGTAGTGATTAGGGTACGTTTTCGTTATGAACACATTATTGACCTGCTTGACATGAACCCCATTCTCAATGGCATAATGAAAATTGGGAGTTGAGACTTTATAAATGTAATCCGATCGAAATCCATCAAAAGAcaccagcagcaccctgggctgggcttgCTGGAGAGACAGTGCACTTTGAAGAAATAGTGAGAAAATTCCCAGGACTTTCCAATAACAACTCATGGCTATTCTGGAAGGTATCTGTCCCCTCTTCTGAGGCAACATGGCACCTGCTGAGTAGAGACAGAAGATTTGTTTCTGTTAACCTGTTTTGTCAAAGTATTAACTTAGTTGTAAAAATGAGTagctaaaatatttcttttatttatatcttATAGGATGTATTTTACAAGAGCATGgactgacaggacaagggagaatggctttaaactgacagacaACAaggttagattagatattaggaaaaaattctttactgtgagggtggtgagacactggcacaggttgcccagagaagctgtgaatgccccatccctggaattcctcaaggccaggttggacaggacttgaagcaacctgggatagtggaaggtgtccttggcCACGGGAGGGAATTGGAACTAGAGGgcctttaaggtcacttccaacccaaaccattctgtgattctaattcTGTTCTTAACACTCAAGGATATTGACTATTTCTACCTATGACTGGAATTCCTTATCTAACATCACGACACAATATGACACATAATTTCACATTGTATTGGGTTGTCCTGCCCCGCCTGGGTTTCCTTCTGCCATTCCCAAACACCTTCTTGTTCAAAACTCAAAGCAAGATCCCTGTAAGAACTCACACGGGACTTCCCAGTCTGTAACTTACCTAAAATTTAATGTTAATAT
It contains:
- the ENPP5 gene encoding ectonucleotide pyrophosphatase/phosphodiesterase family member 5, with the translated sequence MLPQKRGQIPSRIAMSCYWKVLGIFSLFLQSALSLQQAQPRVLLVSFDGFRSDYIYKVSTPNFHYAIENGVHVKQVNNVFITKTYPNHYTLVTGLYAESHGIVANEMYDPVLNATFSLTRMDTHNSKFWEDASPIWVTNQRKGHKSGAAMWPGTDVKIHGVLPTHYMPYNESVPFEYRVSKLIEWFTSKNPINFGLLYWEQPDELGHFLGPENPLMGPVISDVDSKLGYLISELKAAKLWDGINVIITSDHGMSQLSSERLIELDQYVDRELYEVIDHSPAVAILPKEGKLDEVYEALANAHPNMTVYKKEQIPDRLHYKHNSRIQPILAVADKGWEIVHNKSDGFLFGNHGYDNAAPEMHPIFVAVGPAFRKNATKEGMNATDLYPLLCHLLGIDPLPNNGSFNAVKDLLAEVPGAFGGDTCSTVIGVFLGSLLVLVFTAVFVKHFVLAQANPVHILHTEVAQPLLQDH